In Elaeis guineensis isolate ETL-2024a chromosome 1, EG11, whole genome shotgun sequence, a genomic segment contains:
- the LOC105032878 gene encoding agmatine deiminase, with protein MPRDLDGKPALLGFHMPAEWDPHHQCWMGWPERTDNWRDNAVTAQRVYAAVAMAISEFEPVTVCASAAQYTNACELLHDKDNVRVVEMSMNDAWFRDIGPTFVWRDRKPISGAEEHQVAGIDWTFNCWGGVEEGCYSDWSLDTLVTKKILELERLPRFPHQMVLEGGSIHVDGEGTCITTEECLLNPNRNPNMSREEIEDELKMYLGVRKVIWLPRGLYGDEDTNGHVDNMCCFVKPGVVLLAWTDDELDPQYEQSVEALTVLSNSTDAIGRKIDVIKLHVPGPLYMTEKEANGVDNSEEDAKARLAGTRLAASYVNFYIANGGIIAPAFGDEKWDQEAYNVLKSAFPSHKVVMIQDAREICLGGGNIHCITQQQPTFPLMEVKNKI; from the exons ATGCCGAGGGATTTGGATGGGAAGCCGGCCCTCCTAGGCTTCCACATGCCCGCCGAGTGGGACCCACATCATCAGTGCTGGATGGGCTGGCCT GAACGCACGGATAATTGGCGGGATAATGCAGTTACGGCTCAGAGGGTGTATGCTGCAGTGGCCATGGCGATTTCAGAGTTTGAGCCGGTTACTGTATGTGCAAGCGCTGCTCAG TACACAAATGCATGTGAGTTGCTGCATGATAAGGACAACGTCAGGGTGGTCGAGATGAGCATGAATGATGCCTGGTTTCGTGATATTGGACCGACG TTTGTTTGGCGAGACAGGAAACCAATTTCAGGGGCCGAAGAACACCAAGTTGCAGGCATTGATTGGACATTTAATTGCTGGGGTG GGGTAGAAGAAGGTTGTTATAGTGATTGGAGCCTCGATACTCTTGTTACCAAAAAG ATTTTGGAGTTGGAGAGGCTCCCTAGATTTCCACATCAGATGGTTCTTGAGGGTGGAAGCATCCATGTAGATGGAGAAG GTACTTGTATTACAACTGAGGAATGTTTGTTGAACCCAAATCGGAACCCCAATATGAGTAGAGAAGAGATAGAAGATGAACTAAAGATGTATCTTGGGGTCAGAAAAGTCATTTGGCTGCCCAGAGGGCTTTATG GTGATGAGGATACCAATGGTCATGTTGACAATATGTGTTGTTTTGTTAAGCCTGGAGTGGTGCTTTTGGCATGGACCGATGATGAGTTGGATCCTCAATATGAACAGTCGGTTGAGGCTTTGACAGTTCTCTCCAACTCTACTGATGCCATTGGTAGGAAAATAGATGTAATCAAACTCCACGTGCCTGGGCCACTTTATatgacagagaaagaagcaaatggaGTTGATAATTCG GAGGAGGATGCAAAAGCAAGATTAGCAGGCACTAGGCTGGCAGCTTCTTATGTAAACTTCTACATTGCCAATGGTGGAATTATAGCACCAGCATTTGGTGATGAGAAGTGGGATCAGGAAGCTTATAATGTCCTCAAATCAGCATTTCCAAGTCATAAG GTTGTAATGATCCAAGATGCAAGGGAGATTTGTCTGGGAGGTGGAAATATTCATTGCATTACCCAGCAACAGCCAACATTTCCTCTCATGGAGGTGAAGAATAAGATCTGA